The following coding sequences are from one Paenibacillus sp. FSL R5-0912 window:
- a CDS encoding NADH:flavin oxidoreductase/NADH oxidase encodes MKDLFTPYEYKSLKLKNRVVMPPMCQYSVTNKDGIATDWHYNHYVSRAVGGAGLIIVEMADVDPDGRITDYDLGLWSDEQIPALARIVEASHAYGAKVGIQVAHAGRKAEDAVLPVSSSAIPFDDKSTTPHALTTEEVKAMVGKFKLGVQRAVQAGFDVIELHGAHGYLIHQFHSPLTNQRTDEYGQDRTLFGREVIAAAKSVMPEGMPLIMRISAQEYVEGGYGLTESLEISRAYKEAGADIFHISAGGEGPIAAAGRPGTHAAYQVPLARAIKQELNVPVIAVGRLDEAVLANAVIGNEEADLVAVGRGMLRNPYWTLEAGVVLGKDAGVPTQYEFGFPRAAK; translated from the coding sequence ATGAAGGATCTGTTCACCCCCTATGAGTATAAGAGCCTGAAGCTGAAGAACCGGGTAGTTATGCCGCCTATGTGCCAGTATTCGGTCACCAATAAAGATGGAATCGCTACAGATTGGCATTATAACCATTATGTGAGCCGTGCAGTCGGCGGTGCCGGACTGATTATTGTAGAGATGGCTGATGTTGACCCGGATGGCCGTATCACCGACTATGATCTGGGACTCTGGTCCGATGAACAGATCCCTGCCCTGGCCCGGATCGTGGAGGCCAGCCATGCCTACGGTGCCAAAGTGGGGATTCAGGTCGCCCATGCCGGACGCAAGGCCGAGGATGCCGTGCTTCCTGTCTCCTCTTCCGCTATTCCTTTTGACGATAAGTCCACTACTCCGCATGCCTTGACTACGGAAGAAGTGAAAGCTATGGTAGGCAAATTCAAGCTGGGTGTGCAGCGGGCTGTTCAGGCCGGCTTCGATGTCATTGAACTGCATGGTGCCCACGGCTATCTGATTCACCAGTTCCACTCACCGCTGACCAACCAGAGAACGGATGAATACGGACAGGACCGGACGCTGTTCGGCCGGGAAGTGATTGCCGCCGCGAAGAGCGTAATGCCTGAGGGTATGCCGCTGATCATGCGCATTTCCGCGCAGGAATACGTTGAGGGCGGCTATGGACTCACCGAGAGCCTGGAAATCAGCAGAGCTTATAAGGAAGCCGGAGCGGATATCTTCCACATCAGTGCAGGCGGTGAAGGCCCGATAGCTGCAGCCGGCAGACCGGGCACCCATGCTGCCTATCAGGTGCCGCTGGCCAGAGCTATCAAGCAGGAGCTGAATGTTCCGGTGATTGCCGTCGGCCGGCTGGATGAAGCGGTACTCGCCAATGCGGTCATCGGTAATGAAGAGGCTGATCTCGTAGCGGTTGGACGGGGCATGCTGAGAAATCCTTACTGGACGCTGGAAGCTGGTGTAGTACTCGGCAAAGACGCGGGCGTTCCCACGCAGTATGAGTTCGGGTTTCCCCGCGCCGCCAAATAA
- a CDS encoding MarR family winged helix-turn-helix transcriptional regulator yields the protein MKNTPANDLISSWLSLSHIQINVAAALEAKLVENYQLSLKEFYVLLFLSEAPEKKLKLQQLESMVGLSQSAVSRLVSRFEAKGCGALERKVCDDDRRSIYTSLTDIGQNKVDRAQVTVNEVLQEAFPVADIQQLLEQLVQLKQQ from the coding sequence ATGAAGAACACCCCTGCAAATGACCTGATATCCAGCTGGTTGTCACTCTCTCATATACAAATTAATGTTGCCGCTGCACTTGAAGCAAAGCTGGTGGAGAACTATCAGTTATCGCTCAAGGAGTTCTACGTACTGCTGTTTCTGTCCGAGGCACCCGAGAAGAAGCTGAAGCTCCAGCAGCTTGAGTCCATGGTCGGGCTGAGCCAGAGCGCCGTATCCCGGCTGGTCAGCCGGTTCGAAGCCAAAGGCTGCGGCGCGCTGGAGCGCAAGGTCTGTGATGATGACCGCAGAAGCATCTATACCTCTTTAACTGACATCGGTCAGAATAAGGTGGACCGGGCGCAGGTGACCGTAAATGAAGTGCTGCAGGAAGCCTTTCCTGTAGCCGATATACAGCAGCTGCTGGAACAGCTTGTGCAGCTGAAACAGCAATAG
- a CDS encoding PQ-loop domain-containing transporter, with protein MLFTVMQLIGGIILSVGWVPQILQIIKTRSVTDLSLKSYLLMLLGIALMEAYAVNLAAHGVGLAFLITNTLSLAVVTTVVLLIIRYRASSK; from the coding sequence ATGTTGTTCACAGTAATGCAGCTGATTGGCGGTATCATTCTCTCTGTAGGCTGGGTTCCACAGATTCTGCAAATCATCAAGACCCGGTCTGTCACAGACCTTAGCTTGAAATCCTACCTGCTGATGCTGCTGGGCATCGCCCTGATGGAGGCTTATGCGGTAAATCTGGCCGCTCACGGGGTTGGGCTCGCTTTTCTGATCACCAATACCCTGTCGCTGGCGGTTGTAACAACGGTCGTCCTCCTGATTATCCGCTACCGGGCAAGCAGTAAATAG
- a CDS encoding sensor histidine kinase, translated as MKLFMREQSPLIIVYLAQLIIITLVYRLDGGSGVTVSLYAALLSTILLLGYLAYRYLTNRTFYERLLTVPASLEESGGPAQNTPLAGSLRMLLAQQFRLYQNDLHNYRHKLEEHIHFINQWVHGMKTPLSVIHLMIQDKDGAPFTAIGDELDRLKKGLETVLYTARLDTFEHDFYVERLELSAVVRSVTSEQKRLFIRKRVFPVISVESGISVTSDEKWLSFVITQLITNALRYTVEEGKFVHFHGYLQEQGRAVLEVRDEGVGIPPGDLPRVFDPYFTGVNGRSFQESTGMGLYLVKQICGKLEHEVEISSEVGKGTAVRIVF; from the coding sequence ATGAAGCTGTTCATGCGGGAACAATCGCCTTTGATCATCGTCTATCTGGCCCAGCTTATCATAATTACGCTTGTCTACCGGCTGGACGGGGGGAGTGGAGTCACAGTGAGCCTGTATGCGGCGCTGCTCAGTACAATTCTGCTGCTGGGTTATCTGGCCTACCGTTATCTCACAAACCGTACATTCTATGAGCGGCTTTTGACGGTGCCGGCATCGCTCGAGGAATCCGGCGGGCCGGCGCAGAACACGCCTTTGGCCGGGAGTCTGCGTATGCTGCTGGCCCAGCAGTTCCGGCTGTACCAGAACGACCTGCACAACTACCGCCACAAGCTGGAGGAGCATATTCACTTCATCAACCAGTGGGTGCATGGCATGAAGACGCCGCTTTCAGTGATTCATCTGATGATACAGGATAAAGACGGGGCTCCGTTCACGGCCATTGGCGATGAGCTGGACCGGCTGAAGAAAGGGCTGGAAACGGTGCTCTACACCGCCCGGCTGGATACCTTTGAGCATGATTTCTATGTCGAGCGGCTGGAGCTCTCGGCCGTGGTGCGGAGCGTAACCTCGGAACAGAAACGGCTGTTTATCCGCAAGCGGGTGTTTCCGGTGATTTCTGTGGAGAGCGGGATTTCGGTTACCTCGGACGAGAAATGGCTGTCCTTCGTCATAACCCAGCTGATAACCAATGCCCTGCGCTATACAGTGGAGGAGGGGAAGTTTGTGCATTTCCATGGGTATCTTCAGGAGCAGGGCAGGGCTGTGCTGGAGGTGCGCGATGAAGGCGTGGGCATCCCTCCGGGTGACCTGCCGCGGGTATTCGATCCTTATTTTACCGGCGTCAATGGGCGCAGCTTTCAGGAGTCTACAGGCATGGGCTTGTATCTGGTGAAGCAAATCTGCGGCAAGCTGGAGCATGAGGTGGAGATAAGCTCTGAGGTAGGCAAGGGGACGGCAGTGCGGATTGTTTTTTGA